One part of the Bradyrhizobium sp. CB1650 genome encodes these proteins:
- a CDS encoding dicarboxylate/amino acid:cation symporter: protein MTTTTMAGAPVAPVAAKPWYKILYVQVLIAIVLGAIVGWLWPSLATNDWIKAMGDGFIKLIKMVIAPIIFCTVVSGIAHIQDAKKVGRIGVKALVYFEVVSTFALLIGLIVGNLVKPGAGFGSAAANAQAVANYAKQAEGQKSVDFILHIIPDTVVGAFAQGEILQVLLFSVLFGFAIMGLGERGHTIRSFIDDAAHAVFGVISIVMRAAPIGAFGAMAYTIGKFGTGAILNLIGLIATFYATAALFVFIVLGIIARFAGFSIFKFLAYIKDELLIVLGTSSSESALPSLMEKLERLGCSKSVVGLVVPTGYSFNLDGTNIYMTLATLFIAQALGFDLTLGQQMTILIVAMLTSKGASGITGAGFITLAATLAVVDPRLVPGMAIVLGIDKFMSECRALTNLCGNGVACVIVAWWEGELDRDKLTARLSQQIDPTDMETAVTTD, encoded by the coding sequence ATGACAACGACAACGATGGCGGGGGCGCCGGTCGCGCCGGTTGCTGCCAAGCCGTGGTACAAGATTCTCTACGTCCAGGTGCTGATCGCCATCGTGCTCGGCGCCATCGTCGGTTGGCTGTGGCCGTCACTGGCCACAAACGACTGGATCAAGGCGATGGGCGACGGCTTCATCAAGCTGATCAAGATGGTGATAGCGCCGATCATCTTCTGCACGGTGGTCTCGGGTATCGCGCATATACAAGATGCCAAGAAGGTCGGACGCATCGGCGTCAAGGCGCTGGTGTATTTCGAGGTCGTCTCGACCTTCGCGCTCCTGATCGGCCTCATCGTCGGCAATCTCGTCAAGCCGGGTGCGGGCTTCGGCAGCGCGGCCGCCAACGCGCAGGCGGTCGCCAATTACGCCAAGCAGGCCGAAGGGCAGAAGTCCGTCGACTTCATCCTGCACATCATCCCCGACACCGTGGTCGGCGCCTTCGCGCAAGGCGAGATCCTGCAGGTGCTGCTGTTCTCGGTGCTGTTCGGCTTCGCCATCATGGGCCTCGGCGAGCGCGGCCATACCATCCGCAGCTTCATCGACGATGCCGCGCATGCCGTGTTCGGCGTCATCTCCATCGTGATGCGCGCGGCGCCGATCGGCGCGTTCGGTGCGATGGCCTACACCATCGGCAAGTTCGGCACCGGCGCGATCCTCAACCTGATCGGGCTGATCGCGACCTTCTACGCCACCGCCGCGCTGTTCGTGTTCATCGTGCTCGGCATCATCGCGCGGTTCGCCGGGTTCTCGATCTTCAAGTTCCTGGCCTACATCAAGGACGAGCTCTTGATCGTGCTCGGCACCTCGTCGTCGGAAAGCGCGCTGCCGTCCTTGATGGAGAAGCTGGAACGGCTCGGCTGCTCCAAGTCGGTGGTCGGTCTCGTGGTGCCCACGGGCTATTCGTTCAACCTCGACGGCACCAACATCTACATGACGCTGGCGACGCTGTTCATCGCGCAGGCGCTCGGCTTCGATCTCACGCTGGGCCAGCAGATGACGATCCTGATCGTGGCCATGCTGACCTCGAAGGGCGCCTCCGGCATCACCGGCGCAGGCTTCATCACGCTCGCCGCGACGCTCGCCGTGGTCGACCCGCGCCTTGTGCCGGGCATGGCGATCGTGCTCGGCATCGACAAGTTCATGAGCGAATGCCGCGCGCTTACCAATCTCTGCGGCAACGGTGTTGCCTGCGTGATCGTCGCCTGGTGGGAGGGCGAGCTCGATCGCGACAAGCTCACTGCGCGGCTGAGCCAGCAGATCGATCCGACGGACATGGAAACCGCCGTCACGACGGACTGA
- a CDS encoding DsbA family protein, translated as MPSLRLLVPALFALAIGCGVTGPAWADSFSDAQRTDIEAIIKNYLVTHPEVLEEAMTELSKRQAAAEAQKHEASIAQNADAIFNSPRQVVLGNKDGDVTFVEFFDYNCGYCKRAMTDMLDLMKSDPKLKVVLKEFPVLSQGSVEAAQVAVAVRMQDPTGKKYLDFHQKLLGGRGQADKAHALAAAKDAGLDVAKIEKDMANPEVRATIEENFKLAEAMGMNGTPSYVIGKQIVVGAIGLEGLKEKIGVARCGKATC; from the coding sequence ATGCCTTCGCTGCGCCTGCTCGTTCCCGCGCTGTTCGCGCTCGCCATCGGTTGTGGCGTGACGGGGCCCGCTTGGGCCGACAGCTTCTCGGATGCCCAGCGCACCGACATCGAGGCGATCATCAAGAACTATCTCGTCACCCATCCGGAGGTGCTCGAAGAGGCGATGACCGAGCTCAGCAAGCGCCAGGCCGCGGCCGAAGCGCAGAAGCACGAAGCGAGCATCGCGCAGAACGCCGACGCGATCTTCAACTCGCCGCGCCAGGTCGTGCTCGGCAACAAGGACGGCGACGTCACCTTCGTCGAGTTCTTCGACTACAATTGCGGCTATTGCAAACGTGCGATGACCGACATGCTCGACCTCATGAAGAGCGATCCGAAGCTGAAGGTCGTGCTGAAGGAATTTCCGGTCCTGAGCCAGGGTTCGGTCGAAGCGGCGCAGGTCGCGGTCGCCGTGCGCATGCAGGATCCCACCGGCAAGAAGTATCTCGACTTCCATCAGAAGCTGCTCGGCGGTCGTGGGCAGGCCGACAAGGCGCATGCGCTCGCCGCGGCCAAGGACGCCGGCCTCGACGTCGCGAAGATCGAGAAGGACATGGCCAATCCGGAAGTGCGCGCCACCATCGAGGAGAACTTCAAGCTCGCCGAGGCGATGGGCATGAACGGCACGCCGAGCTACGTGATCGGCAAGCAGATCGTCGTCGGCGCCATTGGCCTTGAGGGACTGAAGGAGAAGATCGGCGTTGCTCGCTGCGGCAAAGCGACGTGCTGA
- a CDS encoding aminotransferase class I/II-fold pyridoxal phosphate-dependent enzyme: MHDATLRNRLAQWLEPSRRSDVPPFMVMDVMAAAARIEAAGGHVIHMEVGQPSAGAPRTAIAAAHAALDAGRIDYTSALGIPSLRDRIARHYRDVYGCAVSAERVVVTTGSSGGFILAFLSMFEPGDRVAVTVPGYPPYRHILTALGCEPVLIETTSETRHALTGEALLAAHRKAPLKGVLVGSPANPTGTMMSREALSGLIAAAQDAGIRFISDEIYHGLDYAFPAVTAAALSEHALVINSFSKYFCMTGWRVGWMVVPEILVRPIERLQQNLSISVPALSQIAAEAAFDGTAEMDAIKHGYQENRRILIDGLPKAGLSRFLPADGAFYLYTDVSDFTSDSFDFAKQMLEQAHVAATPGIDFDPIHGRSFIRFSYARSADEMREAVDRIAHWLK; this comes from the coding sequence ATGCACGATGCGACATTGAGGAACCGCCTGGCGCAGTGGCTCGAGCCATCCCGCCGCAGCGATGTTCCCCCGTTCATGGTGATGGACGTCATGGCCGCGGCGGCCCGAATCGAGGCGGCCGGGGGCCATGTCATTCATATGGAGGTCGGCCAGCCCTCGGCTGGCGCGCCCAGGACCGCGATCGCGGCCGCTCATGCTGCGCTTGATGCCGGCCGGATCGACTATACCTCGGCGCTCGGTATTCCGTCGCTGCGCGATCGGATCGCGCGTCATTATCGCGACGTCTATGGCTGTGCGGTGAGCGCCGAGCGGGTCGTGGTGACGACGGGCTCGTCCGGCGGCTTCATCCTGGCCTTCCTGTCGATGTTCGAGCCCGGCGATCGCGTCGCCGTGACGGTGCCGGGCTATCCGCCGTACCGGCATATCCTCACTGCGCTCGGCTGCGAGCCGGTGCTGATCGAGACCACGAGCGAGACCCGCCACGCCCTGACCGGCGAGGCGTTGCTCGCCGCCCATCGCAAGGCTCCACTGAAGGGCGTGCTGGTCGGAAGCCCCGCCAATCCGACGGGAACGATGATGTCGAGAGAGGCGCTGTCGGGGCTGATCGCGGCCGCGCAAGACGCAGGAATCCGCTTCATCTCGGACGAGATCTATCACGGTCTCGACTACGCGTTTCCGGCGGTGACGGCGGCAGCGCTGTCAGAGCACGCACTCGTGATCAACTCGTTCTCGAAGTATTTTTGCATGACGGGTTGGCGCGTCGGCTGGATGGTGGTGCCGGAGATTCTGGTGCGGCCGATCGAACGACTGCAGCAGAACCTGTCGATCTCGGTGCCGGCGCTATCGCAGATCGCGGCCGAAGCCGCGTTCGACGGAACGGCCGAGATGGATGCGATCAAGCACGGCTATCAGGAGAACCGCCGCATCCTGATCGATGGATTGCCCAAGGCCGGCTTGAGCAGGTTCCTGCCCGCCGACGGCGCCTTCTACCTCTATACCGACGTCTCGGATTTCACCTCTGACAGTTTCGACTTCGCCAAGCAGATGCTCGAACAGGCCCATGTCGCGGCGACGCCGGGCATCGATTTCGATCCCATTCACGGCCGTTCGTTCATTCGCTTTTCCTATGCGAGATCGGCGGACGAGATGCGGGAAGCGGTTGACCGGATCGCTCACTGGCTTAAATAG
- a CDS encoding biotin transporter BioY, producing the protein MWPVQSGESAGALRAFVLVALGTALMALSAKVSLPLPYVPMTLQTLAVLMIGAAYGRRLGSATMIAYLAEGAIGLPVFAGPVGGLAPLVGPTAGYLFGFVAAAFVTGYLAERGWDRSVVLLFAAMAVGHIVILAAGFGWLAFGLSLGVFKAWQVGIVPFIAASLVKNALGAALMPAAHRIVDRRG; encoded by the coding sequence GTGTGGCCGGTCCAAAGCGGCGAATCCGCTGGTGCGCTGCGCGCGTTCGTCTTGGTCGCGCTCGGCACCGCGTTGATGGCGCTGTCAGCGAAGGTCAGCCTGCCGCTGCCCTATGTGCCCATGACCTTGCAGACGCTTGCCGTGCTGATGATCGGTGCGGCCTATGGCCGGCGCCTTGGCAGCGCAACCATGATCGCCTACCTCGCCGAAGGCGCGATCGGACTGCCGGTGTTCGCAGGTCCCGTCGGCGGGCTTGCGCCGCTGGTCGGCCCTACGGCCGGATATCTGTTCGGCTTCGTTGCGGCAGCCTTCGTGACCGGCTATCTCGCCGAACGCGGCTGGGATCGCAGCGTCGTGCTGCTGTTCGCCGCGATGGCCGTCGGTCACATCGTCATTCTGGCGGCCGGATTCGGCTGGCTGGCCTTCGGCCTCAGTCTTGGCGTGTTCAAGGCCTGGCAGGTCGGCATCGTGCCGTTCATCGCGGCGTCGCTGGTCAAGAATGCGCTGGGCGCCGCCTTGATGCCGGCCGCACACCGGATCGTCGACCGCCGCGGGTAA
- a CDS encoding M48 family metalloprotease, whose product MLLQIALRKNASAFTALVTAAALVLTPLSAARAQAKGPPVLRDTETEQLLREYTRPILRAAGLEKQNIQMVIINDASFNAFVADGRRIFVNYGAILQSDTPNQLIGVLAHETGHLAGGHLAKLREQLATAQTQMIIAMLLGAGAIAAGAGRGNSAGNNGLANAGAAAIAGPQEMIRRTLLSYQRQQEENADRAGVKFLTATQQSPKGMYETFKRFTSESLFAARGADPYLQSHPMPAERVAALQEFARTSPYWDKKDDPALQLRHDMVRAKISAFMERPETVYRRYPQTNDSLPARYARAISTYLHGDLRSALAQIDALIQVQPNNPYFYEVRGQALLESGRPAEAIPALRKAVQLSSNSPLIEMLLGQALVGSDNKAYTDEAIRILRAAVAREPEAPLGYTQLAMAYGRKGDYAEADLASAQAAYLRGDNKTARELATRAKTRFAVGTPGWVKADDIVAAKPPRNN is encoded by the coding sequence ATGTTGCTCCAGATCGCTTTGCGCAAGAACGCCTCGGCCTTCACCGCCCTCGTCACGGCAGCGGCCCTCGTGCTGACGCCGCTCTCGGCGGCGCGGGCACAGGCCAAGGGGCCACCCGTTCTGCGCGACACCGAGACCGAGCAGCTCTTGCGTGAATACACGCGCCCGATCCTGCGCGCGGCGGGCCTCGAGAAGCAGAACATCCAGATGGTGATCATCAACGACGCCTCGTTCAATGCGTTCGTCGCCGATGGCCGCCGCATCTTCGTCAACTACGGCGCGATCCTGCAGTCGGACACGCCGAACCAATTGATCGGGGTGCTCGCCCACGAGACCGGGCATCTGGCCGGCGGCCATCTCGCCAAGCTGCGCGAGCAGCTCGCGACCGCGCAGACCCAGATGATCATCGCCATGCTGCTCGGCGCCGGTGCGATTGCCGCCGGTGCAGGCCGCGGCAACAGCGCCGGCAACAACGGTCTCGCCAATGCCGGCGCAGCCGCGATCGCCGGCCCGCAGGAGATGATCCGCCGCACGCTTTTGTCCTACCAGCGCCAGCAGGAAGAGAACGCCGACCGCGCCGGCGTGAAGTTCCTGACCGCGACCCAGCAGTCGCCGAAGGGCATGTACGAGACCTTCAAGCGCTTCACCAGCGAGAGCCTGTTCGCCGCGCGCGGCGCCGATCCCTATCTGCAGTCGCATCCGATGCCTGCCGAGCGCGTCGCGGCTCTGCAGGAGTTCGCCCGAACCAGCCCCTATTGGGACAAGAAGGACGATCCGGCGCTCCAGCTCCGCCACGACATGGTCCGCGCCAAGATCTCGGCCTTCATGGAGCGTCCGGAAACCGTGTATCGCCGCTATCCGCAGACGAACGACAGTCTGCCGGCGCGCTATGCCCGCGCCATCAGCACCTATCTGCACGGCGACCTTCGCAGCGCCCTCGCCCAGATCGATGCGCTGATCCAGGTCCAGCCCAACAACCCATACTTCTACGAGGTCCGCGGCCAGGCGCTGCTCGAGAGCGGCAGGCCGGCCGAGGCCATCCCCGCCCTGCGCAAGGCGGTGCAGCTTTCCAGCAACTCACCGCTCATCGAGATGTTACTTGGGCAGGCTCTGGTCGGATCCGATAATAAGGCCTACACGGACGAAGCCATTCGGATTCTCCGGGCCGCAGTTGCCCGCGAGCCCGAGGCACCGCTCGGCTACACCCAGCTTGCGATGGCCTATGGCCGGAAGGGAGACTATGCCGAGGCCGATCTGGCGTCGGCCCAGGCCGCCTACTTGCGCGGCGACAACAAGACCGCCCGCGAGCTTGCCACGCGCGCGAAAACCCGTTTCGCCGTCGGCACACCCGGTTGGGTCAAGGCCGACGACATCGTGGCGGCGAAGCCGCCGCGCAACAATTGA